The Penicillium oxalicum strain HP7-1 chromosome IV, whole genome shotgun sequence genome contains a region encoding:
- a CDS encoding 60S ribosomal protein L35 yields MSSKVKAGQLWGKNKEELAKQLEELKTELNQLRVQKIANGASTKTQRISEVRKSIARVLTVINANQRAQLRLFYKGKKYIPLDLRPKLTRDLRRRLTKHEATRVTERQRKRQIHFPQRKYAVKVRNHFAGTRLH; encoded by the exons ATG TcgtccaaggtcaaggctggTCAGCTCTGGGGAAAGAACAAGGAGGAGCTTGCCAAGCAGCTCGAGGAGTTGAAGACCGAGCTTAACCAGCTCCGCGTCCAGAAGATCGCCAACGGTGCTTCCACCAAGACCCAGAGAAT CTCCGAGGTCCGCAAGTCGATCGCTCGCGTTCTCACCGTCATCAACGCCAACCAGCGCGCTCAGCTGCGTCTCTTCTACAAGGGCAAGAAGTACATTCCTCTTGACCTCCGCCCCAAGCTCACCCGCGACCTCCGCCGCCGTCTCACCAAGCACGAGGCTACCCGCGTTACTGAGCGCCAGCGCAAGCGCCAGATCCACTTCCCCCAGCGGAAGTACGCCGTTAAGGTACGAAATCATTTTGCAGGGACCCGTCTGCATTGA